In a genomic window of Ipomoea triloba cultivar NCNSP0323 chromosome 3, ASM357664v1:
- the LOC116013747 gene encoding ABC transporter G family member 6-like: MSSRIVAENISPARDSVPFYDRRQQGGDDLEMSASVGAAAPAVSPTLGHLLKCVGDVRKEVTGDETPVHRVLDVSDPGGLEQRALPFVLSFNNLTYNVKVRRKMAVPAVFQSRSRMSAAAAGGETVVARTKTLLNDISGEARDGELMAVLGASGSGKSTLIDALANRIAKESLKGSITLNGEPLDSRLLKVISAYVMQDDLLYPMLTVEETLMFAAEFRLPRTLSKAKKKMRVQALIDQLGLRNAAKTVIGDEGHRGVSGGERRRVSIGIDIIHDPIILFLDEPTSGLDSTSAFMVVKVLQRIAQSGSIVIMSIHQPSYRIVGLLDRVLFLSRGQTVYSGSPSNLPHFFSDFGHPIPDSENKTEFALDLIRELEGSPGGTKSLVEFNRTWQNTKRNATGIPEPNPVHGLSLKEAISASISRGKLVPGATNDASTTSLVPTFANPFWTEMVVLSKRSFKNSSRMPALFGTRLGAVMVTGFILATMFWRLDNSPKGVQERLGFFAFAMSTTFYTCADALPVFIQERYIFLRETAYNAYRRSSYCLSHALVSFPSLVFLAFAFAALTFWAVGLDGGSSGFFFYFGIIVASFWAGNSFVTFLSGVVPHVMLGYTIVVAILAYFLLFSGFFMNRDRIPPYWIWFHYLSLVKYPYEAVLQNEFDDPTKCFVRGIQMFDNSPLSAVSTPLKERLLSTMSSTLNIKITANTCVTTGADILAQQGVTDLSKWGCLWVTIAWGFFFRILFYFCLLLGSKNKRR, encoded by the coding sequence ATGTCGTCTCGGATAGTTGCGGAGAATATTTCACCGGCGAGGGATAGCGTGCCGTTTTATGATCGGAGGCAGCAAGGCGGCGATGATTTGGAGATGTCGGCGTCAGTTGGGGCGGCGGCGCCGGCGGTGTCGCCGACGCTCGGGCATCTGTTGAAGTGCGTGGGTGATGTTCGCAAGGAGGTCACCGGAGATGAGACGCCGGTGCACCGTGTTCTCGATGTGAGTGATCCCGGCGGGTTGGAGCAGAGAGCGCTGCCGTTCGTGTTGTCGTTTAACAATCTGACGTACAATGTGAAAGTCCGCCGCAAGATGGCGGTTCCGGCTGTGTTTCAGAGCCGGAGCAGGATGAGCGCCGCCGCGGCGGGCGGAGAGACGGTGGTCGCGAGGACGAAGACGCTGCTGAATGATATCTCGGGGGAGGCGCGTGACGGAGAACTCATGGCGGTGCTCGGCGCGTCGGGGTCGGGGAAGTCGACTCTCATCGACGCGCTGGCGAACAGGATTGCTAAGGAGAGCTTGAAGGGCAGCATAACGCTGAACGGCGAGCCGCTGGATTCGCGGCTGCTGAAAGTGATCTCCGCTTACGTCATGCAGGACGACCTCCTGTACCCTATGCTCACCGTCGAGGAAACGCTGATGTTCGCGGCGGAGTTCCGGCTCCCTCGGACGCTTTCAAAggcgaagaagaagatgagagTGCAGGCGTTGATCGATCAGTTAGGCCTCCGGAACGCCGCCAAGACGGTGATCGGCGACGAAGGCCACCGCGGCGTCTCCGGCGGAGAACGGCGGCGCGTGTCGATCGGAATCGACATCATCCACGACCCGATCATCCTCTTCCTCGACGAGCCGACGTCGGGGCTCGACTCCACCAGCGCGTTCATGGTGGTGAAAGTTCTCCAGAGAATCGCTCAGAGTGGAAGCATCGTGATCATGTCCATCCACCAGCCGAGCTACCGGATCGTCGGTCTGCTAGACCGGGTTCTCTTCCTCTCCCGCGGACAAACGGTTTACAGCGGTTCACCTTCCAATTTACCGCATTTCTTCTCCGATTTCGGCCACCCGATTCCGGACAGCGAGAATAAAACCGAGTTCGCCCTGGACCTAATCCGGGAGCTGGAAGGCTCGCCCGGAGGAACCAAGAGCCTGGTCGAGTTTAACCGAACCTGGCAAAACACAAAGAGAAACGCGACCGGAATCCCCGAACCGAACCCGGTCCACGGTTTATCCCTGAAGGAAGCCATCAGCGCGAGTATTTCCCGAGGAAAACTAGTCCCCGGAGCGACTAATGACGCCAGCACTACGTCACTGGTCCCCACCTTCGCCAACCCGTTCTGGACCGAAATGGTGGTTCTATCCAAACGGTCCTTTAAAAACTCGAGCCGGATGCCCGCACTTTTCGGGACACGGTTAGGGGCGGTTATGGTGACTGGATTTATCTTAGCCACGATGTTCTGGCGACTAGATAACTCGCCTAAAGGAGTACAAGAAAGGCTAGGCTTCTTCGCCTTCGCGATGTCTACTACCTTCTACACGTGCGCCGACGCGCTGCCGGTGTTCATCCAGGAACGCTATATTTTCCTGAGAGAAACGGCCTACAACGCCTACCGGCGATCCTCCTACTGTCTCTCCCACGCGCTGGTTTCCTTCCCGTCGCTCGTCTTCCTCGCCTTCGCGTTCGCCGCACTCACGTTCTGGGCGGTGGGGCTCGACGGCGGGAGTTCCGGattcttcttctacttcggcATCATCGTCGCCTCATTCTGGGCCGGGAACTCCTTCGTCACGTTCCTCTCCGGCGTCGTCCCGCACGTGATGCTCGGATACACCATCGTCGTCGCCATCCTCGCCTACTTCCTCCTCTTCAGCGGCTTCTTCATGAACCGCGATCGGATCCCGCCCTACTGGATCTGGTTCCACTATCTCTCCCTCGTCAAATACCCCTACGAGGCCGTTCTCCAGAACGAATTCGACGATCCGACCAAATGCTTCGTCCGCGGGATCCAAATGTTCGATAACTCGCCGCTCAGCGCGGTGTCGACGCCGCTGAAAGAGCGCCTCCTGAGCACGATGAGCAGCACGCTGAACATCAAAATCACGGCGAACACGTGCGTCACCACCGGCGCCGACATTCTGGCGCAGCAGGGAGTGACGGATCTCAGCAAGTGGGGTTGCTTGTGGGTGACGATTGCGTGGGGATTTTTCTttaggattttattttatttctgcCTCTTACTGGGAAGCAAGAACAAAAGAAGGTAA
- the LOC116012695 gene encoding protein RDM16, with translation MEKEKSSRKDRESAKEREHKHRSSKDKSRDAASDEDDNRHHHRHRSKHRGGDDDDDRRRSDNRHRRHSEEDSFDRERSTERHRSEREGSLDRREKSHDRDKRERSHERETKREESVERRHFSKRKERGDSEDRNDGAEKRARVSEGKNENGKEKEDRRERRRFDDGEVKEERRERKRFEDKVKQDDMGVDEERMEREFQNRTFKKEEPVEDAQHVDSVANGLAMESSNKAPRTLPETSLAPVDPPATKVSSISTNENKGVNINRSHEVPGKSSTDGTASGAGKRAGFSLDALAKAKRALQMQKELAEKLKKIPTLNKGAGPTREGSQQVGATESHKASSSSAGVQPALVASSNSGILPTPASAAPSTLDLPAGASVNLPPSGLPHLAGLTAQKYEAVKRAQELAAKMGFRQDPEFAPLINMFPGQMPQEVTIQPKPAKAPVLRLDALGREIDEQGNVVNMPKPSSTLKVNINKKKKDAFQILKPELEVDPDENPHFDARMGLNKNKILRPKRMSFQFVEEGKWSRDAEIIKLKSQFGEARAKELKAKQAQLAKAKAEPDINPNLIEVSQRVFTQEKQKEPIPEVEWWDVPILQSGAYGDITDGNISHDKLRMEMITIYVQHPRPIEPPAEPAPPPPQPLKLTKKEQKKLRTQRRLAREKDKQEMIRQGLLEPPKPKVKMSNLMKVLGSEATQDPTKLEMEIRSAAAEREQAHIDRNIARKLTPDERREKKERKLFDDPNTTLETIVSVYKINDLSHPQTRFKVDVNAQENRMTGCAVISDGISVVAVEGGKKAIKRYGKLMLRRIDWAAAVKQEEDEDEDEDEEKPINKCVLVWQGSVAKPSFHKFFVHECRTEAAARKIFADAGVPHYWDLAVNFKDEEL, from the exons ATGGAGAAGGAGAAATCCAGTCGCAAAGACAGAGAATCAGCAAAGGAAAGAGAGCACAAGCACCGAAGTTCCAAGGACAAGTCTAGGGATGCTGCCAGCGACGAAGACGATAATCGCCATCACCACCGCCATCGCTCAAAGCACCGTGGCGgagacgacgacgacgaccgCCGCAGGTCGGACAATCGCCACCGTCGGCATTCCGAGGAGGATTCCTTCGATCGGGAGAGATCGACTGAGCGGCACAGGAGTGAGAGAGAGGGAAGCTTAGACAGGCGCGAGAAATCTCACGATCGGGACAAGCGCGAGAGATCGCACGAGCGGGAAACTAAGAGAGAAGAGTCTGTGGAGAGGCGGCATTTTAGTAAGAGGAAAGAGAGAGGAGACAGTGAGGATAGAAATGATGGAGCTGAGAAGAGAGCTAGGGTTTCCGAGGGAAAGAATGAGAATGGAAAGGAGAAGGAAGATAGAAGGGAGAGGAGGAGATTTGATGACGGTGAGGTGAAGGAAGAGAGGAgagaaaggaagagatttgaGGATAAAGTGAAACAGGATGATATGGGGGTTGATGAGGAAAGGATGGAAAGGGAATTCCAAAATAGAACTTTTAAGAAAGAGGAGCCAGTTGAAGATGCTCAACATGTCGATTCTGTTGCCAAT GGTCTAGCAATGGAATCATCCAACAAGGCACCAAGGACTTTGCCTGAAACCTCTTTGGCTCCTGTTGATCCTCCTGCTACCAAGGTATCTTCGATTTCTACAAATGAAAATAAGGGAGTTAATATTAACAGATCTCATGAGGTTCCTGGGAAATCCAGTACAGATGGGACAGCTTCCGGTGCTGGCAAGAGAGCAGGCTTCTCTCTTGATGCTTTAGCTAAAGCCAAGAGAGCTTTACAAATGCAAAAGGAGCTAGCGGAAAAGCTTAAGAAGATTCCTACA tTAAATAAGGGTGCTGGTCCAACTAGAGAGGGTAGTCAACAAGTGGGAGCTACAGAGAGCCATAAAGCCTCATCAAGTAGTGCTGGAGTACAGCCAGCTCTAGTTGCATCTTCCAATTCTGGTATACTACCCACACCAGCAAGTGCTGCCCCGAGCACGTTAGACCTGCCCGCAGGAGCCTCTGTCAATCTACCACCTAGTGGCTTACCTCATCTTGCTGGGCTAACAGCACAGAAATATGAAGCGGTTAAACGTGCACAAGAGCTTGCTGCAAAGATGGGATTTCGACAAGACCCAGAGTTTGCTCCCCTTATAAACATGTTTCCTGGGCAGATGCCACAAGAAGTTACCATTCAGCCAAAGCCTGCCAAAGCTCCTGTTCTCCGATTGGATGCTTTGGGCAGGGAAATAGATGAACAAGGAAATGTTGTTAATATGCCTAAACCATCTAGTACTCTTAAG GTAAACatcaataaaaagaaaaaggacgCTTTCCAAATATTGAAACCAGAGCTTGAAGTTGATCCTGACGAAAATCCCCATTTTGATGCTAGGATGGGTCTTAACAAAAATAAGATTCTAAGACCCAAGAGGATGAGTTTTCAGTTTGTAGAGGAAGGCAAATGGTCCAGGGATGCAGAAATAATTAAGTTGAAG AGTCAATTTGGAGAAGCACGTGCCAAGGAGCTAAAAGCAAAGCAAGCACAATTAGCAAAGGCAAAAGCAGAGCCTGATATAAATCCAAATCTCATTGAGGTCTCACAGAGAGTTTTCACCCAGGAAAAGCAAAAGGAACCAATTCCTGAGGTTGAGTGGTG GGATGTTCCTATCTTGCAATCTGGTGCTTATGGTGACATCACTGATGGCAATATAAGTCATGATAAGTTGAGGATGGAGATGATCACCATTTATGTTCAGCACCCACGCCCTATTGAGCCTCCTGCAGAACCAGCtccacctccaccacaaccACTGAAGCTAACCAAAAAGGAGCAGAAGAAGCTTCGTACTCAGCGTAGGTTGGCTAGAGAGAAGGACAAGCAAGAGATGATTAGACAAGGACTATTGGAACCACCAAAACCAAAAGTTAAAATGAGTAACCTCATGAAAGTTCTTGGATCAGAAGCCACCCAAGATCCCACAAAGCTTGAAATGGAGATTAGAAGTGCTGCTGCTGAGCGTGAGCAAGCTCATATAGACAGGAACATAGCTCGTAAGCTTACCCCTGATGAGCGGCGTGAAAAGAAAGAGAGGAAACTTTTTGATGACCCCAATACCACGCTGGAGACTATAGTTTCTGTATACAAAATCAACGATCTTTCGCACCCACAGACCCGCTTCAAGGTGGATGTCAATGCTCAGGAGAACCGTATGACAGGGTGTGCAGTGATTTCGGACGGTATTAGTGTTGTGGCAGTTGAAGGCGGCAAAAAAGCTATTAAACGTTATGGGAAACTTATGCTCAGGCGGATTGATTGGGCTGCCGCTGTCAAACAGGAAGAGGATGAAGACGAAGACGAGGATGAAGAAAAGCCCATCAACAAGTGTGTGTTGGTTTGGCAAGGGAGTGTTGCTAAACCAAGCTTCCACAAATTCTTTGTTCACGAATGCAGGACTGAAGCTGCAGCCCGGAAAATTTTTGCTGATGCAGGTGTTCCCCACTACTGGGATCTCGCTGTCAACTTCAAAGACGAAGAACTTTAA